A single window of Pontiella agarivorans DNA harbors:
- a CDS encoding uridine kinase family protein, with translation MLIETAEQLNDAIGNGRAAEYIEQEESRLLREVERIADRITEKNHALKWVWLAGPSSSGKTTFTRMLGSALHRRGIKTHAISLDNYFVNRELTPKNSDGEYDYEHLEAVDLSLLERHLDELGRGKTIELPHFKFLHGRREFRGKLLNLQSDELALIEGIHGLNPRLTSFVNPLHSFKIYICARTALKQDRNARISTTDNRLLRRMIRDFNYRGHTVAKTFTLWPAVRAGENQWIFPFQPLADLEFNSALGYELSVLKPLAESLIRQLPASHPGHKKAQELMQLLSKFQPLEKSMVPKNSILQEFIESPD, from the coding sequence ATGCTGATTGAAACCGCCGAACAATTGAATGATGCCATAGGTAATGGACGAGCCGCTGAATATATTGAGCAGGAGGAATCGCGCCTGCTGCGCGAAGTCGAAAGAATTGCAGACCGGATCACTGAAAAAAATCATGCCCTGAAATGGGTCTGGCTGGCCGGGCCGTCATCATCGGGAAAAACGACCTTCACCCGTATGCTGGGCAGCGCCCTGCACCGGCGCGGCATCAAGACCCATGCGATCAGTCTCGACAACTACTTTGTCAATCGCGAGCTCACCCCGAAAAACAGTGACGGTGAATATGACTATGAGCATCTGGAGGCCGTTGATCTTTCTCTGCTCGAACGCCACCTCGATGAACTGGGCCGGGGGAAAACAATCGAACTTCCCCACTTTAAGTTTCTGCATGGCCGGCGCGAATTCCGCGGAAAGCTGCTGAATCTGCAATCCGATGAACTGGCACTGATTGAAGGCATACACGGCCTCAACCCGCGTCTTACCTCGTTTGTGAATCCGCTGCATTCATTCAAAATATACATCTGCGCACGAACCGCGCTGAAGCAGGATCGCAATGCCCGCATTTCCACAACCGACAACCGCCTGCTGCGCCGGATGATTCGCGATTTCAACTATCGCGGCCACACTGTTGCAAAAACCTTCACACTGTGGCCGGCCGTGCGTGCCGGCGAGAACCAGTGGATCTTTCCGTTTCAGCCGTTGGCCGACCTGGAGTTCAACTCGGCACTCGGCTATGAACTTTCCGTTTTGAAACCGCTGGCCGAATCCCTGATCCGGCAACTGCCGGCATCGCATCCCGGCCATAAAAAAGCTCAGGAGCTGATGCAGCTCCTGAGCAAGTTCCAACCCCTGGAAAAATCGATGGTTCCAAAGAACTCGATTCTCCAGGAGTTTATTGAATCGCCGGATTAA